A region from the Triticum aestivum cultivar Chinese Spring chromosome 3D, IWGSC CS RefSeq v2.1, whole genome shotgun sequence genome encodes:
- the LOC123074676 gene encoding uncharacterized protein, producing MGDPEGIKRRKRSNFHRWLQWPLRRRRPGGRAHAESCAGVVRCERPLAAASVVRQEPWLRIVCVRRLEPRSRPWRRAKKKRRKRRCLVAHTSNVPDIVLPRRPPPIPNPLAPQGRCQGRRGSCGWLLLGIVGSR from the exons ATGGGCGATCCTGAGGGGATCAAAAGGAGGAAGAGGAGCAACTTTCACCGCTGGCTGCAATGGCCTTTGCGGCGCCGCCGACCGGGAGGACGAGCCCACGCCGAGAGCTGCGCGGGGGTGGTGCGCTGTGAGCGGCCATTGGCCGCCGCTTCAGTAGTGCGCCAGGAGCCATGGTTGCGCATTGTCTGTGTGCGCCGGCTCGAaccgaggagtcggccgtggcgaaGGGCCAAG aaaaaaaggaggaagaggAGATGCCTGGTGGCGCACACATCCAACGTCCCGGACATCGTCCTCCCGCGACGTCCTCCTCCAATCCCAAATCCACTGGCTCCTCAAG GCCGATGCCAAGGAAGACGAGGGTCATGTGGCTGGCTACTGCTAGGGATAGTAGGCAGTAGGTAA